The segment AAAGTGATAAAATTCACCTGctttggtttttgtgtgtttaaacaaatgagatgttAATGATCGAGCCTTTAGAGGCGCTggcaggtggattttgttacctgtGGACTGAGCTAGGCTAGGTGTTTCCCCCTGTTTGCAGTCTTTAAGTTAAGATAAGCTGCTACAGCTGATATGAGAGTGCGTTCGATTTTTGTCATGTAAACGTATTTTCCAAACTGTCGAGCggatccttttttaaaaagaatgtcATATGGTCTGCGTGTAGTGTCTGCGTGTCGTCTTTAGTGATGTGTCGTctttcagtgttgtgtgttgccCCCCTGCCTCTTTGGGACGTCTCCACAGTTGTATCACATTTCACTTGTCAAGTTTGCTCGACAGGGTGAGTGCGGCCAGCTCCTTTAGCAGGGCCGGGCCGGGGGGGATGCCGCGAGGCCAGCAGCTGATCGGACTGAGGAAGGCCCTGTACCGGGCGCTGCGCTCGGCCTTCAGGTCCTCGCGGAGAGCCACGTGTCACATGCTCAAGGCATATCCTTTAGACTCAATAAAAGACTTAATAACTCAAATAATTCCTCTCTGTTCCTAGAAACCAGGCAGCATTCGACTCAGCTTCAGAAAGCTAAGAATAAGGAGCAGTGTGACCCGTGCTTAAACAAGCTCTTTCATCCAAAAGGAGTCAGATATTTCTATAACTGGAGTGTGGAGGGGGAATATCTTAAGGCAAAATGTCACTGAGTTCATGTCTTTTGAGGTTAACTGCTGTTACTAAGCAATTCCTGGATGGTGAGGTTGGAAATCCCAGGACCTCTTTTGATGTCATTGAGTTGTTGAAGTCCTTTGTAAACATGACACGGCTCTTTTGTAAATGTAGGTTAACGTGACATAGGTGCAGACGTTGTTTTCTCCAGAAGTGTCATGTGTCCTTAACCCCTCCCAACGTTCCCTCTGAACTCTGAGATCGATAACGTGACCAACTACGTGTCCGCGGTGCCTCTGAAGGAGCTCGGGCTCGGCCTGGGTATCGAGCACCTGGGTGACGAGCAGGCTCAGGAGCTGACGGACGACTACAGCCTGCCTGCCCTGAAGGTAAGCGAGACCTGAGGGCACATCCGGGGCTAATGGTAACGAGTGGAACACTCACGTGCTTGGATAAAGTATTTAAAGGACGATGTTTGTCTGCCACTAGATGCTGTTCCAGCTGTGGGTGGGACAAAGCTCCGAATGTTTCCGTCGGCTCGCTCTTCTCCTGTCGCCCCGAAGAATAGAAGAATCCGAGGAGGACGAACCCAAAGCAGACACCtcccctcatcctcttcttcctcctcctcctcctcctcctcttccaccccTGCTGCACCACTCCATCGCCGCGGTGACCGAGCCCCTCCATCATGCTCTGTCCAGCTGTCTCGGCGAAGTGCAGCGCAGCTACGACTTCCACCGACACTTTGAGACCCAGCTGAGGACGACGGGCTCCGACAGGACGGGGAGAGCCAGGGAGAAATGCCGAGAGCTCAACACGCTGCACACCTCCATCCGGAGCCTGCAGCTGCATCTCAAGGCCCTGCTGAGcgagtgagacacacacaatcctacacttcccataagATGTGATGAGACCTTAATGACCAGTGTGGGGAAAACTGGGTCACTCCTGCATGACCCAAACTCTAATCTAAACTTTTACTCCgtctcctttctgtctctgacaTCATCAGGATGATCATCCTGGAGGACGACCTGGAGAAACTCATGGTGTCCAAGGAACCGACGGAGTTGTCGTTCGAGGGCTACCAGGACCTCAGTGACCGGCTGCACCAGCTGCAGCCTCACATGCAGGCCAGCGCCGGCTGCTGGGAGGACACCATCAGCCAGGTGGAGCGCATGATGAGACGGGCCAACGCCTGTCCAGGTGAGCTCACAAATCCTTGAATAGAGTTTTAAAACTGACAGTAGAAACAATTTAGAGGGCAAccagcagagtctccaggaagtcactgctcccGTCCAAGAAATAGTTCCATCATACAACTCCTTGTTTTTTCTGAGTTTTAGTTGTTAGTTGTTTCCACCCGTTTCcagttatattttttatatttacagacgtGTATgtgagtggtatcgatcttgTCTTCTAACTGTTGGAAAAAGAAACTTCCAAAGtgttgaaatattattttaaatgtctatACGTGCTGTACAATCTGAACTTGAGACTCATGAGACTTGTAGGTTCTGTGCTCATTCACACGTTTTCCAGAACGAGCCGTGAAATCCATACAAGACCGAGCAGTGACACCCCCTTTTAGTACTATGTCGGTTATATTTACACGGGGCCTATTTTTAGTGCTGACTTCCTCCTTCCTTTACCATGACTCAAGACAATTGCCAGTCACGGAGGAAGTAGCTCCTTCAGAATATGGGACGAGAAACAGACCAACCAGAGCACGGCTCCGATAGCAATCGTTGaggtcatctgtttttttttgttacaacaACGCCTGCAGGTAACGCTCAGTGTCTGCAGCATTGTGGCCCCCCTGTGCAAGAGATTCCCGCTGCTCCTCCCTCCTACCCGTTGATCCTGGACAGAGACCCTGTACCAGAAGAGCTGGTGAGATAAAATGTCGAGTACTAGTATTAAACAATTTAATCTCGAGTCACTCTCCATCCTTTGTGTCCTGATTTGTTTCCCCGTTTCATTTGAACCAGGAGTGGGAGGCCTACGTGTCCGACTCGGACTCGGACGGCGAAGGCCAAGGGTCTTGGTCCGACATATTGTCACCGGAGGAACGGGAGCGGCAGCGGCGGGAGAGGGAGGAGTCCCGTCGCGTCCTGTCCGAGCTCAAAGCTGTGCTGGGCTTTCGTGCGTCAGAGggggagaggatgaagaggaagcagCTGCTCTTCAACGACCAAGGTCTGCACCGACCGATGTCATCTCTGCACACAAGAACACACGAAATACAAAAGTAACATCAAAGCAACAATTAGAAGTATGAATTAAACTGGACAGTCAGGTTTTGGGAGTATTTTATTATCAAGGCTGATTATATAAGAGATGAAGCGATAAAGTGTCCTCCAATAACAACTCTCTGTGGGGAAGGTTCGTTCTTTTGTATGAAGAATGATTTGAAACAAAATGAGGCTAAACttgaaccaaaataaaagcatcagagTTCCTTCTttgattttgtgtcttttacaAAACGGAGGCGTTGAATTTGGAATTaggtgaaacaatcaggaaacaactttttatttctccgATTAACCGCTTTTATCGACGCCGGCGCtccctcgctctcattcactgtctaagtCGCTCGACCACAGCTCGCTCTTTCGctcatcggacacaaaccaaatgacACTTGTTTGTGTCGCGTgaattgcgagtcagactcgGATTAAGAAGCCGgttcatgaaacaaacaaagtcagaacacaacaggtggagtatcagagtttagtccatgaatccacctggatttCACGCTGACTGTTGAGACGTTTGACTTTTGTAGCAAATATTAAAACTGGAAATCAGTGGATCTGTTCAACCCTGaatgatttgttttctcttctttctcgtAGCTGCTGTGACGCTTTCAGCTCACGCCGAGAGTTCAGACCCGGCCACAAACCCGTCAGACGCTCCGGCAGAAACCAACGCTGAAGAAGGAAACCACCTTTCAGAGTTCCCCGCAGGAAGcgaaggggaggaagaggaaggaaaagatgaGGGCAGGGTGAGGCCTGACCCCGTCGCAGAGCCGGTGACGGAGTTTATCTGCGGTCTGGAGGCGAAGGAGGGGGAGCTGGGAGGAGCATCTGTGTGtacgagaggaggaggaggagcgtcCGAGCTGCACCAATACGACGGCGTCCTGGAGGCGGGCGAGGGCCAGAACGGTCTGGACTGCTTCCTGATGCGTAAAGTCCCCGCTGTGTCCGTGATGGACAGACTGACGGAGATCCACGGCCCGGAGGCTCTCAGCTTCAACTCCGCCCTCGCCGCTCAGGTGGCGGCGCGCTCTCACTCCCTCGTCAACATGGAGGAGCAGACGTTCGGAGACgacgatgaagaagaggaggaggaggaggaggaggaggaagacagacgAGCCCCTGAGAAGGACTGAAACGAAACCCGCTGCTTTAACGAAGCGCTGAGCAGAGACTGTATTTATGTCCGATTAGTCTGGGTGTCTTTTATCGACGGGTCTGTGTTACATCTCaactgtttctgctgtgtcACCCATCCGTCCATGTCACTGTACATCAGCCACAATTCTTACTGCTCTTTTTGCTGTTAAAACTCAGGTACCAGAAccactaaaacaaaacatgacctTAACAGTGTTGAGGCCAGAAGACCAGAACAGTTTCCTCGGTGACATCCACATAGTGTATATTGATCACAATCGCTCGATAGATGTGGAAACAAAGATTGTAAAGTGATTGGCTCTgtacgtttaaaaaaaaacagtgtgaaatatttgagatttttaaaaaatacgtTTTCtcataaaatcaaatcaatcttGAGTTAATGTGAGGACGTCATGGGccgcaggagaggagaggttgGGAGTGTTCAGACCGAACGCGACGATACAAATTCacctttttaaagaaagaatttaacatggggacttatggagattgacttgttcgGTAGCCAGGACGTTTGCTTTAAATAAAGTATCTGCAGCCGGTGAACGCAGACTTtgctttctgtctgaacacacctcGAACAGAAGCGTGAACCCGAGCCCGGCGTCGATTCCTCTAGGCGGACAGACGTAGACGCAAAGTGTTAGAGGGGAGCTGCTCTGcaagaagaggaagtgaaaagCTATTTTTAATATCGGCGCTTTATTTTtatccacctctctctctctctctctttctctttctctctagccgaacacacacattcattatcCTGTTTGGAATACTGTTGTATCTGAGAACAATTCACTGAAACAGCGTCTGTGTTTACAGGGGCACACTTCAGAGGGGAGGATAAGGAAGTTTATGACTCGACACTTTACAGACTGAACTGTGTGGCATGAATTCaacgagctgctgctgctgctgtgatgtgaggtttgatttgtttgataCCTGTACGGGTAtaatttaaacaacaacaacaacaacaaaaaaaaaagatgttttctctcatgtgaGGGCAATCTTTAACTTTATGTTTCATATGAAGTTGCCATAAAGAGTCCGACCGCCCTGATGTATGCCCcgcaccctcctcctcctcctttcccagTCTTTCTTGTCACCATGTCTGCCTTGTCCTGACCCCTCCTGCACCCTCGGGTGTGAGGCCTACTACtactcccctcctccctctctcctgcatTTTCCAACGTGAAATAAAATACTCATTCTGGAAGTGTTCTTTGTATCCTGAACTCTTTTTCTGGGCGCTCGTGTTTCAGCGTGGGGGGATGAAACAGGTTTGGTGAGTTACTCGATATCTTTTGTGGGAACAGCTGGagctcctctcttttttttttttttgtttaaagccACTCCTGCCTGATGTAGTGGGGTAAAGACTTAACCTTTAACTCCCTCTGTGGTTTGGATTTAATACACATAAGAAGGGGAAACTCCATATTTCAGTAACTCTAGCTGTGAGGATTTGACTCCCACCCGCACTGAAACCATCCGTCTTTTCTCCATGAGCATGCCACGGAGACAAAGAAACGTGCTGTAAGCGGCACACgtgttttctaaatataaaaccaCACAGATTGATTAGTGACATTAATTTTAAGAGGTTGTTTACTGTTGTAGTGTTGCCACCTAGTGGTCAAATCTGTCTTGTGGCAataatgctgattttttttattgtgtatcaTCTCCAACTTCAAATATCTTTATATGTCTGTGCAcaaattaatttatataaataaccGTACACATGTTTGCAtcagttttattgatttttctcaCATCTCAGCTTTAATCCACTTAATTTTACTCAAACTATTTAATGTCACATCTTCAGATGTTCTTATTTACACAACATTGTGGACAGTGGGGTTTATTTTTACCTCTCCACAGGTTATTCCCACATTATTATCAGGCTCACTGCTCAGCACAAACCAGCTGATGAGGCATGTTTTACTGTGTGCTGCGTTCAAGTGCTCCCGTTAAGCTCCGATTTCTGACCATCAtgtatcattgttttttttagtttgggGTTCCATATTTTCCAGTGAGTGACTCAAAGCTGTGACTATAATATATTAGTAGTATAATACAGCTACTtctttttaatgcagttttaaatgataaacaaatagtaaaaacataaaaataaagctggatAACCAACTGCACCTGGGCCCTAGACTCTCATGGGACTGTGATGCAAATAGTAAAATCACGGTCTATTAATACCTCTACAagttcagtttcatttttcagttttatttgtcatacgTGGGTTAACacagtacaatgaaatgtgttggaagagaaaaaataggtcagctcagctcagcataacgttttaaaggtccggtgtgtaagatttagtgacatctggCGGCGTGCTGTCGCCTCGCCCTCTTTTTCTTacagtgaaggagaaactacgatggctgtaaaaaaagagccagtgtttaatttttatttaatttttaagtttttgtatagatgtttagcacaggttaacttcttaacacagttatatatttatcttctatGCAAACGTAACtcctctgcacatatttaaatcctatACAAATGTGTAATTTCTCTGCAAATGCttaattttgctacaaatgttttatttctctgtacatttttaaatttagatctattATTTAATGCATGGTTACTGTGTGATAGATcaattctaatgtatgtttgcatgctgcaactggatgcttgaattttcttctggatcaataaagtatctatatcttattttcatgtaattatattctaataaaaaacattagttatacatattatattccatattttgtaaaagagacacttaaatcttacacactggacctttacgTAAAAACAGgagtgacaaaataaagaaaatgtgtaataatgataataataataatgataataataataataataataatccaatccactttatttatatagcacattgtttagcaaacacaaggtttccaaagtgctgcacaacaagataaaacacaataaaaacatgaagtagacaatagaaagataaaaaaaaacaacaataaaataaacccgcacaagataaaataaatataataaaaataaaaaaaaatgtcataaaactCACTGTACATGGTGTCAaaagccaatgagaagaggt is part of the Larimichthys crocea isolate SSNF chromosome XX, L_crocea_2.0, whole genome shotgun sequence genome and harbors:
- the vezt gene encoding vezatin isoform X3 — protein: MHNSPLFQYLHDLGHTDFEACPTASQDDEYGGEGGDLNSPDEDAQKTSGGRLWRLAEALWRWSPIHQAAASRKLGQQLDCVFGQYSVRCILDQDVLLQEDVELIELLDPSLLTLGSSPSGSSGRASALPRPGLIARPSLWDMAGLVGLAAVLLGLCSSSGGLWSLAAAPWGLALLGWVGLRGVMLWRRGCMQRAVHARATQLQNLVHNSKMLTGLSRKALRLVQETEVISRGFTLLLDRVSAASSFSRAGPGGMPRGQQLIGLRKALYRALRSAFRSSRRATCHMLKAFPLNSEIDNVTNYVSAVPLKELGLGLGIEHLGDEQAQELTDDYSLPALKMLFQLWVGQSSECFRRLALLLSPRRIEESEEDEPKADTSPHPLLPPPPPPPLPPLLHHSIAAVTEPLHHALSSCLGEVQRSYDFHRHFETQLRTTGSDRTGRAREKCRELNTLHTSIRSLQLHLKALLSEMIILEDDLEKLMVSKEPTELSFEGYQDLSDRLHQLQPHMQASAGCWEDTISQVERMMRRANACPGNAQCLQHCGPPVQEIPAAPPSYPLILDRDPVPEELEWEAYVSDSDSDGEGQGSWSDILSPEERERQRREREESRRVLSELKAVLGFRASEGERMKRKQLLFNDQAAVTLSAHAESSDPATNPSDAPAETNAEEGNHLSEFPAGSEGEEEEGKDEGRVRPDPVAEPVTEFICGLEAKEGELGGASVCTRGGGGASELHQYDGVLEAGEGQNGLDCFLMRKVPAVSVMDRLTEIHGPEALSFNSALAAQVAARSHSLVNMEEQTFGDDDEEEEEEEEEEEDRRAPEKD
- the vezt gene encoding vezatin isoform X1, which codes for MTEEFDEDVVFENSPLFQYLHDLGHTDFEACPTASQDDEYGGEGGDLNSPDEDAQKTSGGRLWRLAEALWRWSPIHQAAASRKLGQQLDCVFGQYSVRCILDQDVLLQEDVELIELLDPSLLTLGSSPSGSSGRASALPRPGLIARPSLWDMAGLVGLAAVLLGLCSSSGGLWSLAAAPWGLALLGWVGLRGVMLWRRGCMQRAVHARATQLQNLVHNSKMLTGLSRKALRLVQETEVISRGFTLLLDRVSAASSFSRAGPGGMPRGQQLIGLRKALYRALRSAFRSSRRATCHMLKAFPLNSEIDNVTNYVSAVPLKELGLGLGIEHLGDEQAQELTDDYSLPALKMLFQLWVGQSSECFRRLALLLSPRRIEESEEDEPKADTSPHPLLPPPPPPPLPPLLHHSIAAVTEPLHHALSSCLGEVQRSYDFHRHFETQLRTTGSDRTGRAREKCRELNTLHTSIRSLQLHLKALLSEMIILEDDLEKLMVSKEPTELSFEGYQDLSDRLHQLQPHMQASAGCWEDTISQVERMMRRANACPGNAQCLQHCGPPVQEIPAAPPSYPLILDRDPVPEELEWEAYVSDSDSDGEGQGSWSDILSPEERERQRREREESRRVLSELKAVLGFRASEGERMKRKQLLFNDQAAVTLSAHAESSDPATNPSDAPAETNAEEGNHLSEFPAGSEGEEEEGKDEGRVRPDPVAEPVTEFICGLEAKEGELGGASVCTRGGGGASELHQYDGVLEAGEGQNGLDCFLMRKVPAVSVMDRLTEIHGPEALSFNSALAAQVAARSHSLVNMEEQTFGDDDEEEEEEEEEEEDRRAPEKD
- the vezt gene encoding vezatin isoform X2, which translates into the protein MTEEFDEDVVFENSPLFQYLHDLGHTDFEACPTASQDDEYGGEGGDLNSPDEDAQKTSGGRLWRLAEALWRWSPIHQAAASRKLGQQLDCVFGQYSVRCILDQDVLLQEDVELIELLDPSLLTLGSSPSGSSGRASALPRPGLIARPSLWDMAGLVGLAAVLLGLCSSSGGLWSLAAAPWGLALLGWVGLRGVMLWRRGCMQRAVHARATQLQNLVHNSKMLTGLSRKALRLVQETEVISRGFTLVSAASSFSRAGPGGMPRGQQLIGLRKALYRALRSAFRSSRRATCHMLKAFPLNSEIDNVTNYVSAVPLKELGLGLGIEHLGDEQAQELTDDYSLPALKMLFQLWVGQSSECFRRLALLLSPRRIEESEEDEPKADTSPHPLLPPPPPPPLPPLLHHSIAAVTEPLHHALSSCLGEVQRSYDFHRHFETQLRTTGSDRTGRAREKCRELNTLHTSIRSLQLHLKALLSEMIILEDDLEKLMVSKEPTELSFEGYQDLSDRLHQLQPHMQASAGCWEDTISQVERMMRRANACPGNAQCLQHCGPPVQEIPAAPPSYPLILDRDPVPEELEWEAYVSDSDSDGEGQGSWSDILSPEERERQRREREESRRVLSELKAVLGFRASEGERMKRKQLLFNDQAAVTLSAHAESSDPATNPSDAPAETNAEEGNHLSEFPAGSEGEEEEGKDEGRVRPDPVAEPVTEFICGLEAKEGELGGASVCTRGGGGASELHQYDGVLEAGEGQNGLDCFLMRKVPAVSVMDRLTEIHGPEALSFNSALAAQVAARSHSLVNMEEQTFGDDDEEEEEEEEEEEDRRAPEKD